A genomic segment from Variovorax paradoxus B4 encodes:
- a CDS encoding HlyC/CorC family transporter, which translates to MAEPHPERAPVEREDKRGFLQKLAEFIHPGPDSRDELIETLADAEDNEVIGAESRVMLEGVLRMADMTAGDVMVAAPRMDLVNIDAPFDALLHLVIDTAHSRFPVYEGEKENIIGILLAKDLLKLQRAPGLNIRALLRPATFVPESKGLNDLLREFRGNRNHLAIVIDEFGRVAGLITIEDVLEQIVGEIEDEFDIAEDEGDIFGLADHTYRVSGDTPIERVAEAFGIVFDEEQLSEDFDTIGGLIAHEMGHVPKRGEHHAIGGFDFVVLHTKGGAVRWFKVSPARGSDAAD; encoded by the coding sequence GTGGCCGAACCTCACCCTGAACGCGCACCCGTTGAACGGGAAGACAAGCGCGGCTTTCTCCAGAAGCTGGCCGAATTCATCCACCCCGGTCCCGACTCGCGCGACGAGCTGATCGAAACCCTCGCGGACGCCGAGGACAACGAGGTGATCGGCGCCGAGTCGCGCGTCATGCTCGAGGGCGTGCTGCGCATGGCCGACATGACGGCCGGCGACGTGATGGTCGCGGCCCCGCGCATGGACCTGGTGAACATCGACGCGCCCTTCGACGCGCTGCTGCACCTGGTCATCGATACCGCGCACTCGCGCTTCCCGGTGTACGAGGGCGAGAAGGAAAACATCATCGGCATCCTGCTCGCGAAGGACCTGCTCAAGCTGCAGCGCGCGCCGGGGCTCAACATCCGCGCGCTGCTGCGACCGGCCACCTTCGTTCCCGAGAGCAAGGGCCTGAACGACCTGCTGCGCGAGTTCCGCGGCAACCGCAACCACCTGGCCATCGTGATCGACGAATTCGGCCGCGTGGCCGGGCTCATCACCATCGAGGACGTGCTCGAGCAGATCGTCGGCGAGATCGAGGACGAGTTCGACATTGCCGAGGACGAGGGCGACATCTTCGGCCTGGCCGACCACACCTACCGCGTCTCGGGCGACACGCCCATCGAGCGCGTGGCCGAGGCTTTCGGCATCGTCTTCGACGAAGAACAGCTGAGCGAAGACTTCGACACCATCGGCGGGCTCATCGCGCACGAGATGGGCCACGTGCCCAAGCGCGGCGAGCACCACGCCATCGGCGGCTTCGACTTCGTGGTGCTGCACACCAAGGGCGGCGCCGTGCGCTGGTTCAAGGTGTCTCCGGCCCGCGGCAGCGACGCGGCCGACTGA